The following are encoded together in the Parabacteroides chongii genome:
- a CDS encoding efflux RND transporter periplasmic adaptor subunit, with amino-acid sequence MLKVNGNWIRLIGIVGCTMWMTSCKQAPDVQVKPSYSVMKVALADKELSTSYSATIRGRQDIDIYPQVSGTIEKLCVSEGEKVRRGQVLFIIDQVPYKAALQTAIANMEAAKAGLGTAELTYDSSKELYAQKVVSEFSLKTAENTFLTAKAQLVQAEAQVVNARNNLSYTEVKSPTDGVVGALPYRAGALVGPTLQQPLTTVSDNSDMYVYFSMTENQLLALTRQHGTMDDALANMPEVDLQLNDNSLYGMKGKIESISGVIDRQTGTVVARAVFPNESRLLHSGASGSVIMPSTYKDCIVIPQGATVQMQDKTLVYKVVDGKATSTLITVAGINDGREYVVLTGLKAGDEIVSEGAGLVREGTQVK; translated from the coding sequence ATGCTAAAAGTAAATGGGAATTGGATACGACTGATAGGGATTGTCGGTTGTACGATGTGGATGACATCCTGTAAGCAAGCACCGGATGTACAAGTGAAACCTTCTTATTCTGTGATGAAAGTGGCGTTGGCTGATAAAGAACTTTCAACTTCCTACTCGGCGACTATCCGGGGGCGGCAGGATATCGATATCTATCCGCAAGTATCGGGAACTATTGAGAAGCTCTGTGTGTCGGAAGGGGAGAAAGTGCGTCGGGGCCAAGTACTTTTTATCATAGACCAGGTTCCTTATAAGGCAGCTTTGCAAACGGCTATAGCCAATATGGAAGCGGCAAAAGCCGGATTGGGGACAGCAGAATTGACGTATGACAGTTCGAAGGAACTATATGCGCAGAAGGTTGTTTCGGAGTTTAGCCTGAAAACGGCTGAAAATACGTTTCTCACAGCCAAGGCACAATTGGTGCAGGCGGAAGCACAGGTCGTGAATGCCCGTAATAATCTGTCTTATACGGAGGTGAAGAGCCCTACGGACGGTGTCGTAGGAGCTTTGCCATACCGTGCCGGAGCATTGGTCGGACCGACCCTCCAGCAGCCGTTGACGACGGTGTCTGATAATTCGGATATGTATGTCTATTTCTCCATGACCGAGAACCAGCTTCTGGCTCTGACCCGGCAGCACGGGACGATGGACGATGCCCTGGCAAATATGCCGGAAGTGGATCTTCAGTTGAATGATAACTCGTTGTACGGGATGAAAGGTAAAATAGAATCTATCAGTGGCGTGATCGACCGGCAGACCGGTACGGTTGTGGCCCGTGCGGTCTTCCCGAATGAGTCGCGCCTGCTTCACAGCGGGGCATCCGGTAGTGTGATCATGCCGAGCACCTATAAAGACTGCATCGTTATCCCGCAGGGGGCGACCGTTCAGATGCAGGATAAGACCCTTGTATATAAAGTTGTAGACGGAAAAGCAACTTCTACGTTAATTACCGTAGCCGGAATAAATGACGGACGCGAATACGTTGTGCTGACCGGTTTGAAGGCCGGTGATGAAATTGTATCTGAGGGTGCCGGGTTGGTACGTGAAGGAACACAAGTAAAATAA
- a CDS encoding SDR family NAD(P)-dependent oxidoreductase, whose product MADNYLEKKYEEFQARKNGAGKKKTNSIHKMRRVFVTGGADGIGKAIVKAFRMAGNRVAFCDTNEVLGKETAEKTGTTFYHADIYDKEALDNCMRHILQEWGDLDILINNAGTIGYSPITESSVEDFERILSVNLRSTFLTSRLLAIHRQSQATPNPYGRIINICSPRNQNESGNEGYAASRGGIYSLTQTLALSLSPYHITVNSIMPGWIQMCGYEDLRPEDQAQHPFGRVGKPEDIARICLTLCQEENDFINGENITIDGGMTKKFNCF is encoded by the coding sequence ATGGCAGATAATTATCTTGAGAAAAAGTATGAAGAGTTTCAGGCGAGAAAAAACGGAGCTGGTAAGAAAAAGACAAATTCCATTCACAAAATGCGGAGGGTATTCGTGACCGGCGGAGCCGATGGCATCGGTAAAGCAATTGTCAAAGCATTCCGAATGGCGGGTAACCGTGTAGCTTTCTGCGATACCAATGAGGTTTTGGGAAAAGAGACTGCCGAAAAAACAGGGACAACCTTTTATCATGCCGACATTTATGATAAAGAAGCACTTGACAACTGCATGCGCCATATCCTGCAAGAATGGGGCGATCTGGATATCCTGATCAACAATGCCGGCACCATCGGATATTCACCGATCACAGAAAGCAGTGTGGAAGATTTTGAGCGGATTCTGTCAGTCAATCTACGCTCGACCTTCCTCACATCGCGATTATTGGCAATCCATCGTCAGTCTCAGGCGACTCCCAATCCTTACGGAAGAATTATCAATATCTGCTCTCCACGCAACCAAAATGAATCCGGAAATGAAGGTTATGCAGCCTCCAGAGGGGGCATTTATTCTTTAACCCAGACACTTGCCCTGTCACTTTCCCCCTATCATATTACAGTCAATTCTATTATGCCGGGTTGGATACAAATGTGCGGTTATGAAGATCTTCGCCCTGAAGATCAAGCCCAGCATCCTTTCGGCAGGGTCGGGAAGCCGGAAGACATTGCACGTATATGTTTAACTCTCTGCCAGGAAGAAAACGACTTTATCAATGGGGAAAACATTACAATCGACGGAGGCATGACAAAAAAGTTTAACTGCTTTTAA
- a CDS encoding helix-turn-helix domain-containing protein translates to MDNNVITTIDVEDFKDFSHMIDYVDEDVVAARNLEDISYNNITIRLNFFLIISCVEGCIQLDMNNKTYLLNKDDIIICLPTAILSQTKFSSGHKLRIMGFSTNFLHRVVKREEISNNILSHIHKNPLRHIEEKDKSPVKLYEDLIIKKINDPSIHYKKDVLHYLFSAIFCEMMAAIYEYSDTELENEEEPETGIKRASYVFKCFIMEVSKDNGFHRSVSYYADRLCYSPKYVSFVVKQASGRTALEWINDSAIEQIKYQLKHSDKSIKEIADDFNFSNLSFFGKYVKKHLGVSPTKYRDVPENIGIY, encoded by the coding sequence ATGGATAATAATGTAATAACAACGATAGACGTTGAGGATTTCAAGGACTTTAGTCACATGATAGATTATGTAGACGAGGATGTTGTAGCTGCCCGCAATCTGGAAGATATTTCTTACAATAATATTACCATCAGATTGAATTTCTTCCTTATTATTTCCTGTGTAGAAGGATGTATCCAGCTAGACATGAACAATAAGACCTATTTACTTAACAAAGATGACATTATTATTTGTCTGCCGACCGCGATACTGAGCCAGACAAAATTCAGTTCCGGCCATAAGCTCAGGATTATGGGATTTTCTACCAACTTTTTACATCGTGTCGTAAAAAGAGAAGAAATATCCAACAATATCTTGTCTCATATTCATAAAAATCCCCTGCGGCATATTGAAGAAAAAGACAAATCGCCGGTTAAACTATATGAGGACCTTATTATAAAGAAAATAAACGATCCGTCTATCCATTATAAGAAAGATGTGTTACATTATTTATTTTCAGCCATATTCTGCGAGATGATGGCCGCAATCTATGAATATTCAGACACCGAACTGGAGAATGAAGAGGAACCGGAAACGGGTATAAAAAGGGCTTCTTATGTTTTCAAATGTTTCATTATGGAGGTCTCGAAAGACAACGGATTCCACCGGTCGGTTTCCTATTACGCCGACCGTCTCTGCTATTCGCCCAAATACGTATCCTTTGTCGTCAAGCAAGCCAGCGGACGGACCGCTCTAGAGTGGATAAACGACTCTGCCATAGAACAAATAAAGTATCAATTGAAACATTCCGACAAATCGATCAAAGAGATAGCGGACGACTTCAATTTCTCCAACTTATCTTTCTTCGGAAAATATGTAAAGAAACATTTAGGTGTATCGCCTACCAAATACCGGGATGTGCCGGAAAATATAGGCATTTATTGA
- a CDS encoding nucleotidyltransferase domain-containing protein, whose amino-acid sequence MRLTRKQTICNIPILKIRDYFDHIRPAKISPDMIREHFELNQEQTDELIQELLNNEYIEPSEGKYQLTIKGHALCVARYTSPLNKAKADKLFKEFMERVEEVNTNEYYLYKVSKIVLFGSYIDPEKTDYSDIDIAFELSPKIKNHKEFDRLNDLRLAEAEAAGKTFTSFIDQIGYTERVVILKLKNKSRYISLHRMDDAILKITKTKQVYP is encoded by the coding sequence ATGAGACTGACACGCAAACAAACAATCTGTAACATCCCCATTCTAAAGATCAGGGATTATTTCGATCACATCAGACCCGCCAAGATTTCACCAGATATGATCCGCGAGCATTTTGAATTAAACCAGGAACAAACTGACGAATTGATACAGGAACTGTTAAATAACGAATACATCGAGCCGTCAGAAGGAAAATACCAACTGACAATTAAAGGGCATGCCCTTTGTGTAGCCCGGTATACCTCTCCCCTTAACAAAGCCAAAGCAGACAAACTTTTTAAAGAATTTATGGAGCGGGTTGAAGAGGTCAATACAAATGAATATTATTTGTATAAAGTATCCAAAATAGTCCTGTTCGGCAGTTATATCGATCCGGAAAAGACAGACTATTCAGACATAGACATTGCTTTCGAACTGAGTCCTAAAATAAAAAATCACAAAGAATTCGATAGACTGAACGACCTGCGCCTTGCCGAAGCCGAAGCTGCCGGAAAAACTTTTACATCTTTTATCGACCAGATAGGATATACCGAACGTGTTGTAATACTTAAACTGAAAAACAAAAGCCGATACATCAGT